One stretch of Streptomyces hygroscopicus DNA includes these proteins:
- a CDS encoding TetR family transcriptional regulator — translation MRKELTAKGKATRNRIIEGAAAVLREKDVSIATLDDVMARTHTSKSQLFHYFPAGKDELLLAVAHHEADQVLEDQQPYLGCLDSWEAWQRWRDVVVERYEEQGEECPLGSLVLHLGRSTPGAREVVVALMRQWQGSLATGIRALQTAGHLPADLDVEHRAAALLAGIQGGVAILQSTGRAEHLRAALDQGIGDLRRAAA, via the coding sequence ATGCGCAAGGAGCTGACGGCAAAGGGGAAGGCCACCCGGAACCGGATCATCGAGGGCGCGGCCGCGGTGCTGCGCGAGAAGGACGTGTCGATCGCCACGCTCGATGACGTCATGGCGCGCACCCACACCAGCAAGAGCCAGCTGTTCCACTACTTCCCCGCCGGGAAGGACGAACTGCTGCTGGCCGTCGCACACCACGAGGCCGACCAGGTCCTGGAGGACCAGCAGCCTTACCTCGGGTGTCTGGACTCCTGGGAGGCGTGGCAGCGGTGGCGCGATGTGGTGGTCGAGCGCTACGAGGAGCAAGGTGAGGAGTGTCCGCTGGGCTCACTGGTCCTCCATCTGGGCCGCTCCACCCCGGGCGCCCGGGAGGTGGTGGTGGCGCTGATGCGCCAGTGGCAGGGGAGCCTGGCCACCGGTATCCGGGCCCTGCAGACGGCCGGACACCTGCCCGCCGACCTGGACGTCGAGCACCGCGCGGCCGCCCTGCTGGCGGGCATCCAGGGCGGCGTGGCGATTCTCCAGTCGACCGGCCGAGCCGAGCATCTGCGGGCCGCGCTCGATCAGGGCATCGGGGATCTGCGACGCGCCGCCGCCTGA
- a CDS encoding short-chain dehydrogenase codes for MSGRLQDKRALVTGATSNIGRAIAEMFAAEGAHVIVSGRSAERGAEVVGAIRARGGRADFVTADLDGSAEASRALAEAATSALGGGIDILVNNAGVYPGDSTADTDEQTFDRVYAVNVKAPFFLTAAIAPAMAEAGGGAVINLGSWIARLGIPIGALYSSTKGAMETLTRAWAAEFGPRGVRVNAISPGVVHTPVPGEVHPGDVMMNGTPAGGVGSPRAIAHAAVYLAGDEAAFVHGIVLDVDGGRTTAAVIAA; via the coding sequence ATGAGTGGACGGCTGCAGGACAAGAGGGCTCTGGTAACCGGTGCGACCAGCAACATCGGACGGGCGATCGCGGAGATGTTCGCCGCCGAGGGCGCGCACGTGATCGTGTCCGGGCGCAGCGCCGAGCGGGGCGCCGAGGTCGTCGGCGCCATCCGCGCGCGGGGCGGCCGGGCCGACTTCGTGACGGCGGATCTGGACGGAAGCGCCGAGGCGTCCCGCGCCCTGGCCGAGGCGGCGACGTCCGCCCTGGGCGGGGGCATCGACATCCTGGTCAACAACGCCGGCGTCTACCCCGGTGACAGCACCGCGGACACCGATGAGCAGACCTTCGACCGCGTCTACGCGGTGAACGTGAAGGCGCCGTTCTTCCTGACCGCCGCGATCGCTCCGGCCATGGCCGAGGCCGGTGGCGGAGCGGTCATCAATCTGGGGTCCTGGATCGCGCGGCTGGGCATCCCCATCGGCGCGCTCTACAGCTCCACCAAGGGCGCGATGGAGACCCTGACGCGAGCCTGGGCGGCCGAGTTCGGCCCGCGCGGCGTGCGGGTGAACGCGATCTCTCCCGGAGTGGTCCACACCCCCGTACCCGGAGAGGTGCACCCGGGCGACGTCATGATGAACGGCACCCCGGCCGGGGGCGTCGGAAGTCCGCGGGCCATCGCACACGCCGCGGTCTACCTCGCCGGTGACGAGGCCGCGTTCGTCCACGGCATCGTGCTGGACGTCGACGGCGGCCGCACCACGGCGGCCGTCATCGCGGCGTAG
- a CDS encoding hydrolase: MRVRRTGAAQHGQRLVDGDDQQRRTRRPTLPVPTLAGAENLGEAVGDTMRLAADDVESHVLPGCGHYPAEEVPEAMPAALTAFPAPYRDGSITP; the protein is encoded by the coding sequence TTGCGCGTCCGACGCACCGGCGCGGCTCAGCACGGCCAGCGACTGGTTGACGGCGACGACCAGCAGCGCAGGACCCGGCGGCCGACCCTCCCCGTTCCGACCCTCGCGGGCGCGGAGAACCTGGGCGAGGCGGTCGGCGACACGATGCGGCTCGCCGCGGACGACGTGGAGAGTCATGTCCTGCCCGGCTGTGGCCACTACCCCGCCGAGGAGGTCCCGGAGGCGATGCCGGCCGCGCTGACCGCCTTCCCGGCGCCGTACCGGGACGGCTCCATCACTCCGTGA
- a CDS encoding phosphohydrolase produces the protein MTDENKSTKKFARRTMLQHGAGIAAVGAISALTTAASAVPAAARTTGAKPTAGTLPSTVAGVRIPGSGLAREAVTYAQRVCSETLFNHSLRTYLFGSLIFDRRGVTYDRELVFVAAVLHDLGLIEAFQTPTERFEVDGADAARKFLTERHMSAERAEVVWDAIALHTSVGIATRKRPEIAMISVGSGMDFAGNDLQRIPSDALDDVLTAFPRKGFKKDAIDTMMSLCRTKPMAELMHPFAEVGRRHIPDFSVPTVEDLVLAAPFTE, from the coding sequence ATGACCGACGAGAACAAAAGCACAAAGAAATTCGCCCGGCGCACGATGCTGCAACACGGCGCCGGTATCGCCGCGGTGGGAGCGATATCCGCGCTCACCACCGCGGCATCCGCCGTGCCTGCCGCCGCACGTACCACCGGGGCGAAGCCGACAGCGGGCACCCTGCCCTCGACCGTTGCCGGAGTCCGCATCCCCGGCAGCGGACTGGCCCGGGAAGCCGTGACGTACGCACAACGCGTGTGTTCCGAGACGCTCTTCAACCATTCCCTGCGGACGTATCTCTTCGGCTCGCTGATATTCGACCGACGCGGCGTCACCTACGACCGGGAACTCGTATTCGTCGCCGCGGTTTTGCACGACCTCGGACTGATCGAGGCGTTCCAGACCCCGACCGAGCGCTTCGAGGTCGACGGCGCCGACGCCGCACGGAAGTTCCTGACGGAACGGCATATGTCGGCCGAACGGGCGGAAGTGGTCTGGGACGCCATCGCCCTGCACACCAGCGTCGGCATCGCGACGCGGAAGAGGCCGGAGATCGCCATGATCTCCGTCGGCTCCGGTATGGATTTCGCCGGAAACGACCTCCAGCGGATCCCGTCCGACGCACTTGATGACGTGCTCACCGCCTTCCCCAGGAAGGGGTTCAAGAAGGACGCGATCGACACGATGATGTCGCTGTGCCGCACCAAGCCGATGGCGGAGCTCATGCACCCCTTCGCCGAGGTCGGCCGCCGTCATATCCCCGACTTCTCCGTGCCCACCGTGGAGGATCTGGTGCTCGCCGCGCCCTTCACGGAGTGA
- a CDS encoding 3-oxoacyl-ACP reductase codes for MAAFRQRIPMQRAAEPEEVADVIAFLASADARFVNGVQIPVDGGQRLLGAAPHVLSGGPLPGSGSRQPEDRGPRRRDECQVARIGS; via the coding sequence ATGGCCGCGTTCCGTCAGCGCATCCCCATGCAGCGCGCGGCCGAGCCCGAGGAAGTCGCCGACGTCATCGCCTTCCTGGCCAGTGCCGATGCCCGGTTCGTCAACGGCGTCCAGATCCCGGTCGACGGCGGGCAGCGCCTCCTCGGGGCAGCCCCGCATGTTCTGAGCGGCGGTCCCCTTCCGGGTAGCGGTTCTCGGCAGCCGGAAGACCGGGGCCCACGTCGCCGAGACGAGTGCCAGGTGGCGAGAATCGGGAGCTGA
- a CDS encoding alcohol dehydrogenase — MRHRAGFRPIASGTSRNRERFALLEELGVERAELEEPHLSERIPEAKRLDAVLDLVGNTTILDSLAMLRRGGRACLAGRLGGLDPIRDFNPLPALRCAAPGWWSSSTDRPP, encoded by the coding sequence GTGCGCCACCGCGCCGGGTTTCGCCCGATAGCGAGCGGCACCTCGCGCAACCGTGAGCGCTTCGCCCTGCTGGAGGAACTCGGCGTGGAACGGGCCGAGTTGGAGGAACCGCACCTCTCCGAGCGGATCCCCGAAGCCAAGCGGCTCGACGCGGTGCTCGACCTGGTGGGCAACACCACCATCCTCGACTCCCTGGCCATGCTGCGCCGAGGCGGCCGCGCCTGCCTGGCGGGCCGGCTCGGCGGACTCGACCCGATCAGGGACTTCAACCCGCTGCCCGCTCTCCGATGTGCCGCTCCAGGATGGTGGTCGTCCTCGACTGACCGCCCACCGTGA
- a CDS encoding LysR family transcriptional regulator: MDLRELHSFVAVVEEGGFSAAARRLHVSQPALSQTVSALERELRVKLLVRSSTGVRPTDAGSALLGEARAMLARRDQALRTMARYTGGGGGVLRIGIPLEFPSRLLSPALTELAEACPHTRVRARHLSTSEQLAALHAGELELGLLRERPTGQEFDAMVVNKERLGVLVAAEQAAELAGPEGIPLEALAGLEWVSFPRADSPAWYDELTAILRSHGLDPGAQAPKGQRLIAEVKLAAVSAGRAFAMAPPDWSQPIPAGVVWSPLVGHPLLRRTWAVWSADSRRQDLGRLIAAFEQPAAG, from the coding sequence ATGGACCTGCGGGAGTTGCATTCCTTTGTGGCAGTGGTCGAAGAGGGCGGTTTCTCGGCCGCGGCCCGGCGGCTGCACGTCAGCCAGCCGGCGCTGTCCCAGACGGTCAGCGCTCTGGAGCGGGAGCTCAGGGTGAAGCTGCTGGTGCGCAGCAGCACCGGGGTGCGGCCCACGGATGCGGGGTCCGCGCTGCTCGGGGAGGCGCGGGCGATGCTCGCCCGGCGTGATCAGGCGCTGCGGACGATGGCCCGGTACACCGGCGGGGGCGGCGGGGTGCTGCGGATCGGCATTCCGCTGGAGTTCCCCTCGCGCCTGCTCAGTCCCGCGCTCACCGAGCTGGCCGAGGCATGCCCCCACACCAGGGTCCGGGCCCGGCATCTGTCCACCTCCGAGCAGCTGGCCGCGCTGCACGCCGGCGAGCTCGAGCTGGGACTGCTGCGGGAGCGCCCCACCGGGCAGGAATTCGACGCGATGGTGGTCAACAAGGAACGGCTGGGCGTGCTGGTGGCCGCGGAGCAGGCGGCGGAGCTGGCCGGGCCGGAGGGCATCCCCCTGGAGGCGCTGGCCGGGCTGGAGTGGGTGTCCTTCCCGCGTGCGGACAGCCCCGCCTGGTACGACGAGCTGACGGCGATCCTGCGCAGCCACGGCCTCGATCCCGGAGCGCAGGCGCCCAAGGGACAGCGGCTGATCGCGGAGGTGAAACTGGCGGCCGTCAGCGCCGGGCGGGCCTTCGCGATGGCTCCACCGGACTGGTCGCAGCCCATTCCCGCGGGAGTGGTGTGGTCGCCGCTGGTCGGCCACCCGCTCCTGCGCCGGACGTGGGCGGTGTGGTCGGCCGATTCTCGGCGCCAGGATCTGGGGCGGCTCATCGCCGCGTTCGAGCAGCCGGCCGCCGGTTAG
- a CDS encoding short-chain dehydrogenase gives MTSASMRGKVALVTGATSGIGAAVAEAVAERGAHTLVAGRDAARGEAVVGTIRERGGRADFVGADLRDAQSVRRFARDALGRGGGRVDILVNNAGIYPFGPTAETEERLYDTVYALNVKAPFYLVAELAPGMADRGGGAIVNVSTTAAAAAPVGACGID, from the coding sequence ATGACATCCGCGTCCATGCGGGGGAAGGTCGCGCTGGTGACCGGGGCCACCAGCGGCATCGGCGCGGCCGTGGCGGAGGCGGTGGCCGAGCGCGGCGCGCACACGCTGGTCGCCGGCCGCGACGCGGCCCGCGGCGAGGCCGTTGTCGGGACGATCCGGGAGCGCGGCGGGAGAGCCGACTTCGTGGGCGCGGATCTACGCGACGCCCAGTCGGTGCGACGCTTCGCGCGGGACGCCCTGGGGCGGGGCGGCGGCCGGGTCGACATCCTGGTCAACAACGCGGGCATCTACCCCTTCGGGCCGACGGCGGAGACGGAGGAACGCCTCTACGACACGGTGTACGCGCTCAACGTCAAGGCCCCGTTCTATCTGGTGGCCGAACTCGCCCCGGGGATGGCCGACCGGGGCGGCGGAGCGATCGTCAACGTGAGCACGACCGCGGCCGCCGCGGCCCCTGTCGGCGCGTGTGGGATCGACTAA
- a CDS encoding DNA-3-methyladenine glycosylase I: MTDRRCAWALSSEVMAAYHDTEWGRPAHDDQHLFEMLLLEGAQAGLSWSTVLNKRENYRRALDGFDPEIIASYDQSRLADLLANDGIIRNRLKIASTVKNARAFLGIREAFGSFDTYLWDWVKGTPIVNHPAPGDPLPGSTDLSDRIAKDLKRRGFTFVGTTIVYAYLQAVGVVDDHVDGCPAKSRQSRPSAHRTHRHSHRSTT; this comes from the coding sequence ATGACCGACCGCCGCTGCGCGTGGGCGCTGAGCTCTGAGGTGATGGCGGCCTACCACGACACGGAGTGGGGCCGTCCCGCGCACGACGATCAGCACTTGTTCGAAATGCTGCTCCTGGAAGGAGCCCAGGCGGGGCTGTCCTGGTCGACCGTGCTGAACAAGCGGGAGAACTACCGCCGCGCCCTCGACGGGTTCGACCCCGAGATCATCGCCTCCTACGACCAGTCACGGCTGGCCGACCTGCTCGCGAACGACGGAATCATCCGCAACCGACTGAAGATCGCTTCGACGGTGAAAAACGCCCGCGCCTTCCTCGGCATCCGGGAAGCCTTCGGCTCTTTCGACACCTACCTGTGGGACTGGGTGAAGGGCACCCCCATCGTGAATCACCCGGCGCCCGGCGATCCGCTGCCGGGCAGTACCGACCTGTCCGACCGTATCGCCAAGGACCTCAAGCGCCGCGGTTTCACCTTCGTCGGCACCACGATCGTCTACGCCTATCTGCAGGCGGTGGGAGTCGTCGACGACCATGTCGACGGCTGCCCCGCGAAATCACGCCAGAGCCGTCCGTCCGCGCACCGCACACATCGCCACAGCCATCGGTCGACGACATGA
- a CDS encoding glucose-6-phosphate 1-dehydrogenase, producing MSGPDDHVIVLFGATGDLAKRKLLPGLFHLATAGLLPDGYRIVGSTPARSAMSDDAFRTLAHDAVATFGRSKPTGPVWKSFEESLSFGAADPQDPGPLLAAVRAAEDSLGGPSRRLFHLAIPPSAFASVIGMLGDTDLAENAKVIVEKPFGTDLASAQALNETIHTVFDETRVFRIDHFLGKESVDNILALRFANGMFEPIWNRDHISYVQVDVPETLGLEGRAHFYEGTGAFRDMIVTHLIQVLGIVAMDPPVSLAAQPLRDEKDKVFEALRPIDPAHAVRGQYEGYRDEPGVAPDSSTETFTALRMEVDNWRWAGVPFHLRSGKSLAQRRQVITLGLREPPLRMFATDLADQRQDRGNKIVIDFGDPGWIAAAFLAKEPGPAMRLEPATMTFGYAGSFCEENGLEGYERLILDAMLGDQSLFTRSDGIEHIWRASTPLLENPPPVQPYAPGSWGPEPAISDLIAPHPWHLPEAVQMFPGTGT from the coding sequence ATGAGCGGGCCGGACGACCATGTGATCGTGCTCTTCGGCGCCACGGGGGACCTCGCCAAGCGCAAACTCCTGCCCGGGCTGTTCCACCTCGCCACGGCGGGCCTCCTCCCCGACGGCTACCGCATCGTGGGCTCGACACCGGCTCGCTCGGCCATGAGCGACGACGCGTTCCGCACCCTCGCGCACGACGCGGTCGCCACCTTCGGACGGTCCAAGCCGACCGGGCCGGTGTGGAAGTCCTTCGAGGAGTCGCTGTCCTTCGGCGCCGCCGACCCCCAGGACCCGGGCCCGCTGCTCGCCGCCGTACGAGCCGCCGAGGACTCGCTCGGCGGGCCGTCACGCAGACTGTTCCACCTCGCCATTCCGCCCTCGGCGTTCGCGTCCGTCATCGGCATGCTCGGCGACACGGACCTGGCGGAGAACGCGAAGGTGATCGTGGAGAAGCCCTTCGGCACCGATCTCGCGTCGGCACAAGCGCTCAACGAGACGATCCACACCGTGTTCGACGAAACCCGGGTCTTCCGCATCGACCACTTCCTCGGCAAGGAGTCGGTGGACAACATTCTCGCCCTCCGATTCGCCAACGGGATGTTCGAACCCATCTGGAACCGGGACCACATCAGCTATGTGCAGGTCGACGTGCCCGAGACGCTCGGTCTCGAAGGCCGTGCCCACTTCTACGAAGGCACCGGGGCCTTCCGCGACATGATCGTCACACATCTGATCCAGGTGCTCGGCATCGTGGCGATGGACCCACCGGTCTCGCTCGCCGCCCAGCCGTTGCGCGACGAGAAGGACAAGGTCTTCGAGGCGTTGCGCCCCATCGACCCCGCGCATGCCGTGCGCGGCCAGTACGAGGGCTACCGCGACGAACCGGGTGTGGCCCCCGATTCGTCGACCGAGACCTTCACCGCGCTGCGGATGGAGGTGGACAACTGGCGGTGGGCCGGAGTCCCGTTCCACCTGCGCTCCGGCAAGAGCCTCGCCCAGCGCCGCCAGGTGATCACCCTCGGGCTGCGCGAACCGCCCCTGCGGATGTTCGCCACCGACCTCGCCGATCAGCGGCAGGACCGCGGCAACAAGATCGTGATCGACTTCGGGGACCCCGGGTGGATCGCCGCCGCCTTCCTCGCCAAGGAGCCCGGCCCGGCCATGCGGCTCGAACCGGCGACGATGACCTTCGGCTACGCCGGCTCCTTCTGCGAGGAAAACGGACTCGAAGGCTACGAACGCCTGATTCTGGACGCCATGCTGGGCGACCAGTCGCTGTTCACCCGGTCCGACGGCATAGAACACATCTGGAGGGCGTCCACGCCCCTCCTCGAGAACCCACCGCCGGTCCAGCCGTACGCCCCCGGCTCATGGGGCCCCGAACCGGCCATCAGCGACCTGATCGCACCACACCCGTGGCATCTGCCGGAAGCCGTCCAGATGTTCCCCGGAACCGGCACATGA
- a CDS encoding 6-phosphogluconate dehydrogenase, whose amino-acid sequence MATDTPMQLGMIGLGRMGANLVRRLTRDGHHCVVYDVNESAVRELEGEGAVAARSLGDLVAKLERPRAVWLMLPAAVVQSTLDQLTDLLDPDDAVIDGGNSYYRDDITRAAQLAPHRLHYLDCGTSGGVWGLERGYCLMIGGEQEPVSRLDPIFRTIAPGTGSAEPTPSRHANGSAPEGYLHCGPSGAGHFVKMVHNGVEYGMMAAIAEGLSIIEHADAGLRKRSADAETTPLREPEAYQYEIDVGEVAEVWRRGSVVGSWLVDLTADALARSPKLDEFTGRVSDSGEGRWTVLAAVDEGVPAAVITTALSDRFESRGLGEFADRVLSAMRSEFGGHAEKRSGR is encoded by the coding sequence ATGGCTACCGACACCCCCATGCAGCTCGGCATGATCGGGCTCGGCCGGATGGGCGCGAACCTCGTGCGCCGGCTGACGCGCGACGGACACCACTGTGTGGTCTATGACGTCAACGAGAGCGCGGTGCGGGAGCTGGAAGGCGAGGGCGCCGTCGCCGCCCGCTCACTCGGCGACCTGGTGGCGAAGCTGGAGCGGCCACGGGCCGTCTGGCTGATGCTGCCCGCCGCCGTCGTACAGTCCACCCTCGATCAGCTCACCGACCTCCTCGACCCGGACGACGCGGTCATCGACGGTGGCAACTCCTACTACCGCGACGACATCACCCGCGCGGCACAGCTCGCTCCGCACCGCCTGCACTATCTGGACTGCGGAACCTCGGGCGGTGTCTGGGGACTTGAACGCGGCTACTGCCTCATGATCGGCGGCGAGCAGGAGCCCGTCTCCCGGCTCGATCCCATCTTCCGCACCATCGCGCCCGGCACCGGCTCCGCCGAGCCGACACCGAGCAGGCACGCCAACGGGTCGGCGCCGGAGGGCTATCTGCACTGCGGTCCGAGCGGGGCCGGCCACTTCGTGAAGATGGTCCACAACGGGGTCGAGTACGGAATGATGGCCGCGATCGCCGAGGGGCTCAGCATCATCGAGCACGCGGACGCCGGGCTTCGCAAGCGCTCCGCGGACGCGGAGACCACCCCGCTGCGCGAGCCGGAGGCGTACCAGTACGAGATCGACGTCGGCGAGGTCGCCGAGGTGTGGCGCCGCGGCTCGGTCGTGGGCTCCTGGCTCGTCGACCTCACCGCGGACGCACTGGCCAGGTCACCGAAGCTGGACGAGTTCACCGGGCGCGTCTCGGACTCCGGCGAAGGGCGGTGGACGGTACTGGCCGCGGTCGACGAGGGCGTACCCGCCGCCGTGATCACCACGGCGCTCAGCGACCGGTTCGAGTCCCGGGGCCTCGGCGAGTTCGCCGACCGGGTGCTGTCCGCCATGCGCAGTGAGTTCGGCGGACACGCCGAGAAGCGGAGTGGGCGATGA
- a CDS encoding transketolase has protein sequence MTDLDTLSVNTIRGLCMDAVQKANSGHPGTPMGMAPVAYTLWQRFLRFDPADPIWPNRDRFVLSEGHASALLWSLLYLTGVRTVDPEYEVLGRPAVTLDDLKSFRQLDSRCPGHPEYRWTSGVETTTGPLGQGVATSVGMAIAGRWLAARFNRPDFPLFDFDVYALAGDGCMMEGVSSEAASLAGHLRLSNLCWIYDSNRVTIEGHTDITFTEDVAARFLAYGWNVTTVADANDLDRISRAFHTFRAEAARPTLILVHSHIGYGSPVEDSPKAHGAPFGPEGVRATKRVLGMPPDADFHVPDGVPDWFARGIGARGAELRTGWEKMFDAYRGAYPDFADELERIQRRELPDGWDTALPTFPADPKGLASRDSSGQVLNAVAKAVPWVLGGSADLTPSTKTRLTFGGAGDFQPGARSGRNLHFGVREHASAAVANGMALTKLRPYWSGFLIFSDYAKAAIRLSALMEIPTVHIFTHDSIGVGEDGPTHQPVEQLAGLRATPGLLVLRPADANEVVETWRVVAALRREPAALVLSRQPLPTLDRDRLAAASGVAWGAYVLADADRGEPEVILLATGSEVALALAAHEELTAEGIASRVVSMPCWELFDRQPREYRDQVLPPAVTRRVAVEEGSTFGWDRYVGHGGAIVGMHTFGASAPLKQLLTKFGFTPERVAQVARELVASG, from the coding sequence ATGACCGACCTGGACACGCTGTCGGTGAACACGATCCGCGGACTGTGCATGGACGCGGTGCAAAAGGCGAATTCGGGGCACCCGGGCACGCCGATGGGGATGGCGCCCGTCGCGTACACACTGTGGCAGCGGTTTCTGCGCTTCGACCCCGCCGATCCGATCTGGCCGAACCGCGACCGTTTCGTGCTCTCCGAGGGCCATGCCTCCGCCCTGCTCTGGTCGCTCCTCTACCTGACCGGCGTCCGCACGGTCGACCCCGAGTACGAGGTGCTGGGCCGTCCGGCGGTGACCCTCGACGATCTCAAGTCCTTCCGGCAGCTCGACTCGCGCTGTCCCGGCCACCCCGAGTACCGGTGGACGAGCGGCGTCGAGACCACCACCGGCCCGCTCGGACAGGGGGTCGCCACCTCTGTCGGCATGGCGATCGCCGGCCGGTGGCTGGCGGCGAGGTTCAACCGCCCGGACTTCCCGCTCTTCGACTTCGATGTGTACGCGCTCGCCGGGGACGGCTGCATGATGGAGGGCGTCTCCTCCGAGGCGGCGTCGCTGGCCGGACACTTGCGGCTGTCCAACCTGTGCTGGATCTACGACTCCAACCGGGTCACCATCGAGGGCCACACCGACATCACCTTCACCGAGGACGTCGCCGCCCGCTTCCTGGCCTACGGCTGGAACGTGACCACCGTCGCCGACGCCAACGACCTCGACCGGATCAGCCGCGCCTTCCACACCTTCCGGGCCGAGGCCGCGCGCCCGACCCTGATTCTCGTCCACAGCCACATCGGTTACGGCTCACCGGTCGAGGACTCGCCGAAGGCACACGGGGCGCCGTTCGGGCCGGAGGGGGTCAGAGCCACCAAGCGCGTCCTCGGCATGCCGCCGGACGCCGACTTCCACGTACCCGACGGTGTGCCGGACTGGTTCGCACGGGGCATCGGCGCCCGGGGCGCCGAATTGCGCACCGGCTGGGAGAAGATGTTCGACGCCTACCGCGGTGCGTACCCCGATTTCGCCGACGAGTTGGAGCGCATCCAGCGCCGTGAGCTCCCGGACGGCTGGGACACCGCGCTGCCCACCTTCCCGGCCGATCCGAAGGGCCTGGCCAGCCGCGACTCGTCGGGTCAGGTACTGAACGCCGTGGCCAAGGCGGTGCCCTGGGTCCTCGGCGGGTCCGCCGACCTGACGCCGTCGACCAAGACCCGGCTGACGTTCGGGGGAGCGGGCGACTTCCAGCCCGGGGCACGGTCCGGGCGCAATCTGCACTTCGGCGTCCGGGAACACGCGTCCGCCGCCGTCGCCAACGGAATGGCGCTGACGAAGCTCCGCCCGTACTGGTCCGGGTTCCTGATCTTCTCCGACTATGCCAAGGCGGCCATCCGCCTCTCCGCGCTGATGGAGATCCCCACCGTGCACATCTTCACCCACGACTCCATCGGGGTCGGCGAGGACGGCCCCACCCACCAGCCCGTCGAGCAGCTCGCGGGGCTGCGCGCGACGCCCGGGCTGCTGGTCCTCCGCCCCGCCGACGCGAACGAGGTCGTCGAGACCTGGCGGGTGGTCGCCGCCCTCCGCCGGGAGCCGGCCGCGCTGGTCCTCTCCCGCCAGCCCCTTCCCACCCTGGACCGCGATCGGCTCGCGGCGGCCAGTGGTGTCGCGTGGGGTGCCTATGTGCTGGCGGACGCGGACCGGGGCGAGCCCGAGGTGATCCTGCTCGCCACCGGCTCCGAGGTGGCCCTGGCCCTGGCCGCGCACGAGGAGCTCACCGCCGAAGGCATCGCCTCGCGGGTGGTGAGCATGCCGTGCTGGGAGCTGTTCGACCGTCAGCCGCGGGAGTACCGCGACCAGGTCCTGCCACCCGCGGTGACCCGAAGGGTCGCGGTGGAAGAGGGCTCCACCTTCGGCTGGGACCGGTATGTCGGCCACGGCGGGGCCATCGTCGGAATGCACACCTTCGGCGCCTCCGCACCCCTCAAACAACTGCTCACGAAGTTCGGATTCACCCCCGAGCGCGTCGCGCAGGTGGCGCGCGAGCTGGTGGCTTCGGGCTGA
- a CDS encoding haloacid dehalogenase: MAGPIAALFDIDETLVHTGGSGKRSWAWAFDRLHGVAADIGDHTSAGETDPQVGRKTFRAVLGREPSHDEMARLYAAYLWHLSEDIRASEGYRVLDGVEDTLRRITDAGIILGLISGAMEGAARIKMEPGRLGRYFVFGAYGSDSPDRAEITCLAMAKAARLHGHDLARSDVYVVGDTPRDIEAARAANATAVGVASGHYTAEELRAAQADHVLTSLTEPFPHI, encoded by the coding sequence ATGGCCGGACCGATAGCGGCGCTCTTCGATATCGACGAAACGCTGGTGCACACCGGAGGCTCGGGAAAACGGAGTTGGGCCTGGGCATTCGACCGGTTGCACGGTGTGGCCGCCGATATCGGAGACCACACCTCGGCCGGGGAGACGGATCCGCAGGTCGGCCGGAAGACCTTCCGGGCCGTGCTCGGCCGCGAACCCAGTCACGATGAGATGGCCCGCCTCTACGCCGCGTATCTGTGGCATCTGTCGGAGGACATCCGGGCGTCGGAGGGGTATCGCGTCCTGGACGGCGTCGAGGACACCCTGCGGCGGATCACGGACGCGGGCATCATCCTCGGGCTGATCTCCGGCGCGATGGAGGGTGCGGCCAGGATCAAGATGGAGCCGGGCCGGCTCGGCCGCTATTTCGTCTTCGGCGCCTACGGCTCGGACTCCCCGGACCGGGCTGAGATCACCTGTCTGGCGATGGCCAAGGCCGCCCGGCTGCACGGACACGATCTGGCCCGCTCCGACGTCTACGTGGTCGGGGACACCCCTCGCGACATCGAGGCCGCGCGCGCGGCGAACGCGACCGCGGTCGGGGTCGCCAGCGGCCACTACACCGCCGAGGAGCTGCGGGCCGCCCAGGCCGACCACGTGCTCACCTCGCTGACCGAACCGTTCCCGCACATCTGA